The sequence GGGTTCAACGCAGCAAAAGCACTTTCAACATTTAACGAGCATCCTGAAAAGGCATCCCGCCCATACGATAAAAACCGCGATGGTTTTGTCATGGGAGAAGGGGCCGGATCGCTGATCCTTGAAACTCTTGAATCAGCTCAGGCCCGCGGAGCGAAAATTTACGGCGAGCTTGCCGGTGTTGGTGCCTCGGCAGACGCTCATCACCTTACAGCTCCTCATCCTGAAGGCGCTGGAGCTTTGAACGCGATGAACGGCGCTCTTGACAAAGCAGGCATCACGCCCGATGCGATCGACTACATCAATACTCATGGCACGGCTACACCGCGCGGTGATATTGCAGAACTCATAGCTATCAAGAAGCTTTTCGGCGAACATGCTTACAAGGTCGGTATCAGCTCCACAAAATCGATGATGGGTCATTTGCTCGGAGCAGCAGGTGTTGTAGAATCCATCGTCTGTCTTTTGGCTATGGAACATCAGATTGTGCCCCCAACGATCAATATTGAAAATCTTGATCCTGAGGTTGATCTGGATGTCACCCCGAACAATCCGAAAGAACGCAAAATCGAATACGTACTTAACAATGGCTTTGGTTTTGGAGGCCACAACGCAACACTGATTTTCAGAAAAATTTAGGTCTCTGTAAATCATCTCCTGCTTATGGAGAAGTTCTGGCAAAAACTCGGTTCATTCGCTTTTCATCGCTCTCAAGGTGATGATAAATCCTGTACCAAAAGCAATACTGAAAACGGTTCTCTAACGATTCAGGACACCACCATAGCCTGGTTCAAGAAGCTTTTGGGATATCCCCCTTCCAATTCCAAAGTATATGTCACCGCACTTACCCACAGATCGATAGTTCATGACCAGGCCGAGCCTGCCGATTCCAATCAACGCCTCGAGTTTCTTGGCGATGCCGTCCTCGATCTCATCATTTCCGAACACCTGTATACCTGCTTTCCCGACAGCGATGAAGGAAAACTGTCGAGCAATCGGGCAAAAATCGTCAATCGAAAATCGCTTGCCGGTTTTGCCAGGAAAATATCTCTTTCTGAGCACCTGCTTATCGGAGAATCCGCCGATAAAAGTAAAATATGCTCGAGCGAATCAACGTTAGCAGATGCCTTCGAGGCACTCATCGGTGCAATTTATCTTGACATGGGCCTTGCTGAAACGAAAAATTTTATCCAGAGACATGTCATCAGCCATGTTGATCTGAAAAAACTCGATGCCGTCGAACACAACTACAAAAGCCGCCTGATCGAATATACCCAGTCACGGCAGCTTGCGCCGCCGGTCTATGCAGTTGTTTCGGAAGAAGGTGCCGAACATGAAAAGCTGTTTACCATCGAGGTATCTTGTGACGGCAAACCTTTGGGTAGAGGAACCGCCGGAAGAAAAAAGGATGCCGAGCAGTCTGCAGCAAAAGAAGCCTTGGCGACGCTCGAAACAGGCACCGGCTGAAAACCTTTGTCGGTGTACCCTTCCCGGCTTTTTTTCTGTACAGTTTAAGCATATATTGAATGTCATCTATATGTTACCCTGGCTGGCGCGTCAAGCGTTCAATGTTGCTCAGGGTTTACAAAGAGTTCATGTACCACCACTCTTTTCAACTTGTATCAGTGCAATGAAAGAAAAACTCATTTTCGATCTTTCCCGAAAAGGACGCCGGGGCGTTTGTTTCGGTACTCCCGATCTACCGTCAAAACCTGTTCAAGAGTTGATTCCCGAACGCTTTCTACGATCAGAACCTGCAGATCTTCCGGAACTTCCCGAAAGTGAAGTTGTTCGTCATTTCATACGCTTGTCGAACCTCAATTACCATGTTGATAAAAACATGTACCCGCTCGGCAGTTGTACGATGAAATACAACCCGAAAATCAATGACAGCACCTCAGACCTTCAAGGGTTCACATCAATGCACCCTTTACAGCCAGAACACACCGCGCAGGGCTCTCTCAGGCTCATGTACGAACTGAGTGAGATGCTGCGGGAAATAGCAGGTATGGCAGCGGTTACCCTCCAGCCGGCTGCAGGAGCGCATGGTGAATTAACCGGCATTTTTCTGATTAAAAAATACCATGAATCGCTGGGATCCCGGCGAAGTAAACTGCTGGTTGTCGACTCCGCACACGGGACAAATCCTGCATCGGCAGCAACCGCGAATTACGAAATCGTTTCAGTTAACAGCAACGCCGAAGGCCGAACGGACATTGAAGACTTGAAAACAAAACTCACACCGGACGTCGCGGCACTCATGCTCACCAATCCAAACACCCTCGGACTTTTTGAAAACGATATCCTCGCCATTGAAAAGCTGGTCCATGAAAACGGCAGTCTTTTGTATATGGACGGCGCCAATATGAACGCGCTGATGGGCATCACCAGGCCTGGGGATATGGGCTTTGATATTGTTCATTATAATCTGCATAAAACGTTTTCAGCACCTCACGGTGGCGGTGGCCCGGGAAGCGGACCGGTCGGTGTTTGCGATAAACTAGTTCCGTTCCTGCCTGTACCGGTTATAGAAAAAACAGAAAAGAATGGAATCACCGTTTATACCATGAATCCAGACAAGCCTGACAGCATCGGGCGCATGATGAACTTCTATGGCAATTTTGCAGTTCTTGTTCGCGCCTATACCTACATCAGAATGCTTGGAGCGAATGGCGTGCGCCGGGTTTCCGAAAATGCTATTATCAACGCAAACTACCTTCTTTCCCGGGTGCTTGAAAAGTTCGAACTTCCCTACCCGAAACCGGTAATGCATGAATTCTGTCTTTCAGGCGACAGACAGAAAAAACAACATAATGTCAGAACCCTCGATATTGCCAAACGGCTTCTCGATTATGGTTTTCATGCCCCGACAATCTACTTTCCCCTCATCGTGAGCGAAGCGCTCATGGTCGAACCTACGGAAACCGAAACGCGCGAAACGCTCGATGCTTTTGCCGACGCCCTCTTGGCAATCGCCGACGAAGCAGAAAATGACCCTGATCTCGTCCTTGACGCTCCTGTCAAAACCCCGGTAAAAAGACTTGACGAAGCCCAGGCATCGAGAAAACTTAACGTTTGCTGTTTCGGCTGTTGAGCAAGGCAGAATGACAGCATAATCTCCGGTTTTCATAATCACAGACACCGATAGGGGCGAAAAATTTTTCGCCCCTACAGAGCTATACGGTTATCAAGCCTCAATCCCGACTTGTAGGGATATCAAGCACTCATTAAAACGTATTCGATACCGACCCCTGTCGGTATCGAAATCCAAACGCCGCTCGGCCAGACACACAGGTCTGCCCCTACAAGAATTATTCCATTGTCCCTATTACCCGTTACCCTTTTACCAATCTCCCCTCTTTTAACCTAAATGTGACTTCGGAGTATTGACAATTTCGGAATATGGGCGTATACTTTACAAACAACCGAGCCATGCACTTACGCAGAACAAAAGTACTTGTCCTGAACAGTAGCTACGAACCTCTGAGCATCTGTGATGCACAAAAAGCGATTGTGCTGCTGTTCTGCGGAAAAGCTGTCACTGTCGCCCATCATCCGGAAGAGTTTGTCTGTACCGTATCCCGATCATTTCCCCTGCCGAGCATCGTACGGTTAACCGTTTATGTCCGGTTACCGTATAAAAAAATCATGCTGAACAGAAAGAATATTTTCAGAAGAGACAATTTTCAATGTCAGTACTGCGGTCGAACCGACAAACCTCTTACGATCGATCACATGGTCCCCCGATCGAAGGGAGGCGAAGATACCTGGGAAAACCTTATTACCGCATGTAGTCCCTGCAACACAAAAAAAGGTAACCGCACCCCTCAGGAAGCAGGCATGCTTCCGATGAAGCAGCCTATACGGCCCAGCCACATCATGCTGATGCGCAAGTTTATTACTGCAGTATCTGAAGATTGGAAACCGTATCTTTTCATGACATCTTCCTGAATAGAGAGATCACCACAATTTTTACCGCAGTTCAATCGTTCGATCAGGTGAACCTATAAAGGAAAAAAATCCCTGATATATTTCATTATGCTGATACGATATATAATGGTTGCAGTACTTCTGCTGCTTCATATCCCCGCTCTCGCTCTCTGTCATAGCGTTTATGCAGAGGAAACACCTGCCTACACGACAGCCACGGCACAGGAAATATTCAGCCGAAAGGATAAGTGGGTTGAAAAACAGCTGAAGAAGATGACGCTTTCTGAAAAAATCGGACAGATGCTCATCGCTCACAGTCCTGCCAAATTCCAGAGCGCTGATAACAAGGAATACCGGAAACTTTTCGCTCTTATCAAAGAGGGAAAGGTTGGCGGAGTGATGTTTCTCAAGGGCAATACGTATGATGCAGCTGTTCTCGCCAATCGTTTTCAGCTAATCGCACCCCGTCCATTGCTAATTAGCGCAGACATGGAAAAAGGCTTGGCCATGAGAATCGAGGGCACGACAGAGTTCGCCCCGAACATGGCCCTGTCGGCAACCGCGAACCCCGAACTCGTTCATCGCATGGCAGAAGTTATCGCCAGGGAAGCCAAAGCTCTCGGTATTCATCAGAGCTATGCTCCAAACGTCGACCTGAACATCAATCCGCTAAATCCGGTTATCAACACACGCTCATATGGCGACAATATTCCCTTAGTCATAGAAATGACCAAGGCGTTCATCGACGGACTCCAATCGAAAGGAATGATCGCCACAGCCAAACATTTCCCCGGCCATGGTGATGTTACGGTCGACAGTCATGTCAACCTTCCTGTTTTACAAGCTGACAAAAAACGGCTTGACAACGTTGAACTCAAACCATTCAAAGCCGCCATCGAGCATGGAGTGATGAGCGTCATGACCGGCCATCTCGCTGTTCCAAAAATCACAGGCAACATGACTCCGGCTACGCTTTCATGGAGGATCGTCACGAAACTTCTGAGAAAGGAACTGGATTTCGAAGGGCTCATCGTCACCGATGCGCTGAACATGAAAGCGCTCTATCAAAACTACACCCTTGAAGACATTTCTCTTCGCGCAGTCGAAGCCGGCAATGACCTGCTTCTTTTCTCACCAGACCCGGAACTGACGCACAATACAATCCTCAATGCGGTACGAAACGGCAAACTTTCTGAAAAGCAAATCGATAAATCGGTACGCCGGATTCTTCTCGCAAAGCGATGGCTCGGTCTTGACCAAAACCGCCTGGTCAACCTCAACGGTATCCCGCAGCAGATAAGTTTACAAAGCCACCGGCAACTTGCCGAAACCATAGCGAACCGCTCGATCACCGTTGTAAGGGACAACAAGGATGCTTTGCCGCTAAAAAAGAAGGATAACATCCTGCATATCATTTTAGAAAACAAGCGGCACTCTCTTTCAGGGGAAACATTCTCAAAAAAAATGCGGCGGACTTTTCTTGCAAAAACGATACGCATAGGAGCAGATGCAAACTCGCTTGATTACCGGAATGCCATTGATAAAGCCAAGCGTGCCTCAGCAGTAATCGTCTCAACCTATGTCGAAGTACTTTCAGGAGCCAAATCCCTGGAATTAAGCGGCCGGCAACAGGATTTTATCAATAAGCTGACCCGAGACCTCCCGTCGAAGCGTCCGTTGATTATGATCTCGTTCGGTACCCCTTACCTCATCAACCAATTCCCTGGTATGCCCGCATACATATGCACCTACTCTTCATCCGAACTCAGTGAAGACGCAGCCATCAGGCTTCTTAAAGGAGACATTACACCGGCAGGGAAACTGCCAATATCACTTACGACAAATCTTCCGTAATCATTTTTCCTTGTAAGAACTGTGATAACGGTGCTGTCGGACCCTACAAGCTTTTTTACTACATTATCGTTCAGCCTCAAAAACGATAAGTTTCAGTGCCATGACCAAAACAATCCGGGATGAATCCACAGCCAGCGCTTACTGGGGAGCGGTCAATACCTTCTGTGCTCTTCAGGATGTACACGTTATCGCCGACGCTCCTGTAGGCTGTTACAATCTGGTTGGAGCTGCGGTAATGGACTATACCGACGCGATTCCCTATCTGGAAAATTTTACCCCTACCAGCCTGACTGAAAAAGAAATTGCGTCTTCCGGCAGCTCGGAATCGGTCATCAGTGTCATTGAAAAGCTTGGCGATACAGAAAAACAAATGATCCTTGTTTCAAGTGCAGAAAGCGAAATGATCGGCAGTGATCATGAAAAGATGCTGCAACACAGATATCCGGATATCCGTTTTTTTGCATCGAACTCTCTCGGCAGCAACGAATGGCAGGGCAGGGACAGGGCACTTGCCTGGCTCTATGAAAACTTTGACGATACAAAACCTGCCGAAATCGAGCCTGGCGCCGTGAGCATCATCGGCCCATCGTACGGCTGTTTCAACAGTCCGTCCGATCTTGCAGAACTTAAACGGCTTATCATCGGATGTGGAGCATCCATCAAACATGTCTATCCGTTTGAAAGCAACCTGCACGATATCTCGGGGCTCAAAAATTCCGAAGTCATTGTCGTCATGTACAAGGAGTATGGCAAAACACTGGCTGATTTGCTTGGCAGACCTGTTCTTCAAGCACCTTTCGGCCTCGGCGAAACGGAACAGTTCATTAAAAACCTCGGCTCTCTAACAGGTAACCAAGCTCAAGCGAAAGCCTTTTTCATCGAGGAAAAACACACGACATTGCAGCCATTATGGGATCTCTGGCGAGGCCCGCAATCAGAATGGTTTCCTACCATACGTTTCGGCGTTGCCGCTGACCGGACCTATGCTGAAGGTCTTGCAAAGTTTCTTGGAAAAGAAATGGGAATGCAATGCCTTTTCAGCCATGACTCGGCTGAAACCGACAACAATGAGCTTCGTGAAGAGTTATCCACCACTCAGCCACAGTTTATGTTCGGTCGAATTGTCGATAAAATCTATCTCGCAGAACTTGACGCAAAAACCCGGTTCATTCCGGCAGGTTTCCCGGGACCGATCGTCCGTAGAGCTTTAGGTACGCCCTTTATGGGACATAGCGGTGCGGTCTACATCATTCAGGAAATCGTTAACGCACTCTACGACACCTTGTTCACCTTCCTTCCTATCACCAAAAAGTCAATGGACGATAGCTTACCAGCCAGAAAAATATTGTGGACCAAAGAAGCAAACGCCTTGCTCAAAACCATTGTCGCGAAAGCCCCGTTCATAAGCCAGATCTCTTTCGGCCGGGAGTTGAAGAAAAAAGCGGAAACGCTTGCCACAAAGCAGGGAAAAGATACCGTCACTCCCGATCTGTTGCAGATGTTGAAGTAGTGACCAGTAACAAGTGACGAGTTCCTGATTCTGGCTCCTTAATTCTGCGCACGAAGTGCGCTACTCCTTGTTCATCCTGATAAATGCCACCTCGAAAAACCGTCGCGAGCGTTATGAGTGCAAGGCGGACGGAGCACAGGAACCGGATTGTACACAAAGTACATGAGGATTCCGATTCCGACTTGTCGGAACCAACGAAGCAATCGAAACGCGCAGCAGGTTTTCCGAGGCGGCACAATTTTGAATTGTGACTATTTATTCGTAACATCCCTGACTTCTTGTCGTTTTGGGAACGAGCAGCAGTAAAAATGCTGAAAAACAGCCCTCCCTATCGACAATACACTGACTAAAAGCGGCTGGATTATCCTGAAATCAGGAAAGAAGCTGTTCAAACACAGACTTCTTCAAAGAGTATTGATAGAGACAGAAGAATTCATGTCCGACAACATAGACGTACAGGCTGCGGTAACCATTACGTTTCCTGACGGTAAAAACCGTTCATTTACCTCGGGAGTAACCGGTTACGATATAGCACAATCAATTGGACGCAAATTGGCAAAGGATGCGCTAGCCATAAAGGTCAACGGCAAACCCATCGACCTTTCTGTTCCAATTACTGAAAATGCCGAAGTAGAGATCATAACGTTCGATCATCCTGACAATATCGGGAAAGAGATCTTCTGGCACAGCGCGAGCCATATCATGGCGCAAGCTATTGAAGAACTGTTCCCTGGCTCGAAATTCGGTGCAGGACCGGCGATTGAGCAGGGTTTCTACTATGATATCGCTTCTGAACACCGCTTCACGGAAAGCGATCTCGAGATCATCGAAAAAAGAATGCTGGAGATAAGCAGGCGTTCGCTCGAAATTCGCCGTGAGGATCTCTCCAGAGAAGATGCTATTACATACTTCACCTCAACCAGAAATGACCCTTATAAGGTGGAGATTCTGGAAGACACGCTCAAAGATACGCCAAGAGTCTCTATTTATCACCAGGGAAATTTTGCCGACCTCTGTAGCGGACCACATCTTTCAAACACTTCTCAGCTCAAGGCGGTAAAGCTGACCAACATTTCCGCTTCGTTCTGGCGGGGGGATGCTTCAAGAGAAAGCATGCAGAGAATTTACGGCATTGCTTTTCCCTCTGAAAAGCTCCTGAAACAACATCTTGCTAACATCGAGGAGGCAAGAAAAAGGGACCACCGCAAACTCGGGGCTGAGCTGGAATTGTTCATGCTTTCCCAGAAAGTCGGCAGCGGCCTGCCGATCTGGATGCCGAAAGGGGCTATTGTTCGCAGCGAACTCGAGTCGTTCCTTCGCGAAGAACAGAGAAAACGTGGGTACGTACCCGTTTACACACCACATATCGGCAATATAGAGCTGTACAAACAATCGGGCCATTACCCGTATTACAGTGATTCACAGTTTCCTCCCCTCACCTACAAAGACGATCTGGGCCGGGAGGAACAGTATCTGCTGAAACCGATGAACTGTCCTCATCATCATATGATATACAGTTCAAAACTCCGTAGTTACAGGGAGCTTCCGATACGTTTGACAGAGTTCGGCACGGTCTATCGCCACGAACAGTCCGGTGAGCTGAACGGGCTGATCAGGGCTCGCGGGTTTACTCAGGACGATTCGCACATATACTGCAGACCGGACCAGTTGGTTGACGAAATCTGCAACGCAATCGACCTCACGAAATTCGTATTTGCTACACTTGGTTTTGATGACATTGAAATCAGGCTTTCCCTTCATGATCCGGAAAACCTTGAAAAATACGGTGGAACAGAAGATGTGTGGCAGCAGGCAGAACAGGATGTCAGGGAAGCCGCCGATAAAATGGGCATCAATTACATCATCGGTGTCGGTGAAGCGAGCTTTTACGGGCCTAAAATTGATTTCATCGTCCGTGATGCACTTGGAAGAAAATGGCAGCTCGGCACCGTCCAGGTTGACTACGTGATGCCAGAAAGGTTCGATCTATCCTATATCGGCAGCGATGGACATCCGCATCGACCGGTAATCATTCACAGAGCTCCTTTCGGTTCCATGGAACGATTCATCGGTGTTCTCATTGAACATACTGCCGGGAACTTTCCTTTGTGGCTTGCCCCGGTTCAAGTGGCCGTCCTGCCGATCACCGAAGAGGTTCACGATTATGCCAGCACTGTTCACCAAGCACTGCTCGACAATGCCATACGTGCCGAACTTGACCTGCGAAGCGAGAAAATAGGCAAAAAGATTCGTGAGGCAGAAGTAGGTAAAATCCCTTATATGGTGATCATCGGGCAGAAAGAAGCTGATTCCGGGGAAACTTCACTGCGCCGCCACAGAAAAGGCGATCAGGGGAACCTAACGATCGAGCATTTGCTGCAAAAGCTGAAAACAGAAATCAAAGAGAAATCTTGAATCAACAGCGTTATTCAAACTAATCGAGACCGTATGAGAAAAAAGAGAAGCACTCCTCAAAAGCCGAAAGTAACCTACAGGGTCAACGAACAAATCAGAACACCTGAGGTAAGGGTTGTTTTCAGTGACGGATCACAGGAGATCATGAGAACTGGCAATGCCTTGAAACTTGCAGAAGAAGAGGGGCTTGATCTCATAGAAGTACAGCCAACTGCGACACCACCCGTCTGCAAGCTTGATAATTATGGCAAACTTCAGTACAAACTCGACAAAAAAGACAAGGACAGAAAGAAAAAATCAAAACCAACCGCATTGAAAGAGCTTCGGTTTCATCCCAATACCGACAAACACGATTTTGACTTCAAAGCGGCACACCTTGAAGAGTTTCTTCGCAAGGGCAACAGGGTCCGGGCAACTGTTGTTTTTCTCGGACGCTCCATTATTTATAAAGACAAAGGTTTCGAACTTGTTGAACGGTTGACGGAACGACTCAGCAACGTCAGCAATCGCGAAGGCACTCCCAAATTCGAGGGAAAACGACTGTTTGTCTATTTTGAGCCGGACAAGAAAAAAATTGAAGTCTACGAGAGACAGCTGGCTAAAATGAACAAGGAATCACAACAGTAAGCATACACTTATAACAAAACGAGACGACCATGCCTAAAATGAAATCACATCGCGGCGCCTGCAAAAGGTTTAAAACAACCGCATCAGGGCGAGTTAAACGCGAAAAAATGAACGGGTCGCATAATCTGGAAAAGAAAAACAGAAAAAGAACCCGACGTCTACATCAGTCAACTCTGGTAGACAAAGCTCAGGAAAAGCAGATTAAGCGCATGATCCTTGCTTAATACAGAGTTCTATTGTTAAACATTTAAATCGAGACTACGATGCCAAGAGCTACAAATGCAGTTGCATCACGCACAAGAAGAAAACGGATATTAAAGAAGGCAAAAGGATACTGGGGTTCACGCGGCAATATTCTGACCGTTGCCAAACATGCTGTCGACAAAGCGGAACAGTATGCTTACCGTGACAGAAGGGTCAAGAAAAGAACGTTCCGTGCACTCTGGATTATGCGCATCAACGCAGCAGCCAGGGAAAACGGTACAAGCTATTCCCGCCTGATGGATGCGATGAACAAGAAAAATATCGACATCAACCGCAAAGCACTGGCTGAAATTGCCGTAAAGGATCCAGCCGCATTCAGCCAGATCGTTAAATCAGCCATAGGTTAAGACTGTAAGCAGCTACTACATTCCATGAAAAACAGCATAGAATCGTTACAGCGGGAGATTGACAGGTTCATCATTGAGAGTACTGAACAACTGGAGGCATTTCGTCTCCAGTTCATGGTGCGCAAAGGCAGTATAGCCGAACTCTTCAATCAACTGAAAAACGTTTCACCAACCGAACGCCCGGTTTTTGGACAACTGCTGAATCAGCTGAAACTGTCTGCCGAAAAAAAGTACGATAGAGAGAAAAAGCAGCTCGATACTCCATCGTCAAGCACAGGAAAGAAGCATCTCGATCTTACCCTTCCCGGCCGGCAAGAGTACTCCGGCTCCGAACATCCTGTGCAGAAAGTTCTGGGAGACATGAAACAAATCTTCCGGTCCATGGGATTTACGATAGCAACCGGTCCGGAACTTGAGCGAGACAGTTATAATTTCGACATGCTGAATTTTCCTGCAAACCACCCGGCGAGGGATATGCAGGATACCTTTTTCATTACCAGAAACGATGGGGAAGATAATCTTCTCCTCCGGACACATACCTCACCGGTACAGATCAGGGTCATGCTCGATGAAAAACCTCCGATCAGGGTCATCTGCCCTGGTAAGGTATATAGAAATGAAGCCATCAGTGCACGCAGCTACTGTGTCTTCCATCAGCTCGAAGGGCTGTATATCGATAAACACGTCTCTTTTTCCGACCTGAAAGCAACGATCTATTCTTTCGCGAAGCAGATGTTCGGCAGCACTGTACAACTTCGTTTCAGACCGAGCTTCTTTCCGTTTACCGAACCCTCGGCCGAGGTCGATGTTACCTGTTACCTCTGCGGCGGCAAAGGCTGCCGTGTCTGCAAAAAATCCGGTTGGCTTGAAATTCTGGGATGCGGAATGGTTCATCCGAACGTACTCAGAAACTGCTCGATCGACCCGGATGAATATTCCGGTTTCGCATTTGGCATGGGAGTCGACCGCACCGCGCTCTTACGATACAAAATCGACGACATTCGCCTTCTTTTTGAAAACGACGTCAGAATGCTCGAGCAATTCTCTCAGTAATCTCCATAAAAGCCATACCGCCCCGTGAAACAGTTTTTCTGGATTTCACGGAGCGGCGTGACTCTCTTCCGGAAGCGCGTATGCATGGCGACCGATAGTCGCGAAACAGTCCTTTTGAGTCTGCCTCTTTTTACCAATCACGTCATAAGCATTTTCGACTACTTATCTTTTATGCTCAGCGCCCAATCTTCCATAGCCTTGTTAGCCATGGGATTCGGAGCCTCGAGAAAGGTTATGACAAACGCATCATCCATTTCGGCAACCCCTATCGAGCGTGGACGTACCGAAAGCACACAAGGGCTCGGCAGTTCTTTTCCAAAACAGAAAAGAATGTTTTTAGCACCAAGTATCTGGTCGCTGATCTTTCCGTCTTTCAATGACTTTGTATGCGCATAATGATCAAATGCACCGATATACGAAACAACCGGATGGGCATCGATTTTAGATTTGAAAAAAGCCAGAATTTCGTCGACTGAGCCATAGGAGGTTTCTGACTTGTCGATTTCCAGCGTGTAGATTGGGTACTTTTCCTGAAATAGAGCTTGCCTCATGGTGTTACTCCCCAAAAGAATTTGTGATATGCTTCCTGCAGTTGACACTACAAGGATAAAATAAAACCATATAACGTATTATCGCATAGTATCCGGGGCAAAATGAACAAAAAAATATGCGATCAGACATACCCGTTATCTACACGTCTATTCGTTATATAGCGCATACCTGACCGGACAGGTACAAATTCCATCAT is a genomic window of Prosthecochloris marina containing:
- the pheS gene encoding phenylalanine--tRNA ligase subunit alpha; translated protein: MKNSIESLQREIDRFIIESTEQLEAFRLQFMVRKGSIAELFNQLKNVSPTERPVFGQLLNQLKLSAEKKYDREKKQLDTPSSSTGKKHLDLTLPGRQEYSGSEHPVQKVLGDMKQIFRSMGFTIATGPELERDSYNFDMLNFPANHPARDMQDTFFITRNDGEDNLLLRTHTSPVQIRVMLDEKPPIRVICPGKVYRNEAISARSYCVFHQLEGLYIDKHVSFSDLKATIYSFAKQMFGSTVQLRFRPSFFPFTEPSAEVDVTCYLCGGKGCRVCKKSGWLEILGCGMVHPNVLRNCSIDPDEYSGFAFGMGVDRTALLRYKIDDIRLLFENDVRMLEQFSQ
- the thrS gene encoding threonine--tRNA ligase; its protein translation is MSDNIDVQAAVTITFPDGKNRSFTSGVTGYDIAQSIGRKLAKDALAIKVNGKPIDLSVPITENAEVEIITFDHPDNIGKEIFWHSASHIMAQAIEELFPGSKFGAGPAIEQGFYYDIASEHRFTESDLEIIEKRMLEISRRSLEIRREDLSREDAITYFTSTRNDPYKVEILEDTLKDTPRVSIYHQGNFADLCSGPHLSNTSQLKAVKLTNISASFWRGDASRESMQRIYGIAFPSEKLLKQHLANIEEARKRDHRKLGAELELFMLSQKVGSGLPIWMPKGAIVRSELESFLREEQRKRGYVPVYTPHIGNIELYKQSGHYPYYSDSQFPPLTYKDDLGREEQYLLKPMNCPHHHMIYSSKLRSYRELPIRLTEFGTVYRHEQSGELNGLIRARGFTQDDSHIYCRPDQLVDEICNAIDLTKFVFATLGFDDIEIRLSLHDPENLEKYGGTEDVWQQAEQDVREAADKMGINYIIGVGEASFYGPKIDFIVRDALGRKWQLGTVQVDYVMPERFDLSYIGSDGHPHRPVIIHRAPFGSMERFIGVLIEHTAGNFPLWLAPVQVAVLPITEEVHDYASTVHQALLDNAIRAELDLRSEKIGKKIREAEVGKIPYMVIIGQKEADSGETSLRRHRKGDQGNLTIEHLLQKLKTEIKEKS
- the infC gene encoding translation initiation factor IF-3 translates to MRKKRSTPQKPKVTYRVNEQIRTPEVRVVFSDGSQEIMRTGNALKLAEEEGLDLIEVQPTATPPVCKLDNYGKLQYKLDKKDKDRKKKSKPTALKELRFHPNTDKHDFDFKAAHLEEFLRKGNRVRATVVFLGRSIIYKDKGFELVERLTERLSNVSNREGTPKFEGKRLFVYFEPDKKKIEVYERQLAKMNKESQQ
- a CDS encoding DUF6858 family protein: MRQALFQEKYPIYTLEIDKSETSYGSVDEILAFFKSKIDAHPVVSYIGAFDHYAHTKSLKDGKISDQILGAKNILFCFGKELPSPCVLSVRPRSIGVAEMDDAFVITFLEAPNPMANKAMEDWALSIKDK
- the rpmI gene encoding 50S ribosomal protein L35, whose amino-acid sequence is MPKMKSHRGACKRFKTTASGRVKREKMNGSHNLEKKNRKRTRRLHQSTLVDKAQEKQIKRMILA
- the rplT gene encoding 50S ribosomal protein L20, whose amino-acid sequence is MPRATNAVASRTRRKRILKKAKGYWGSRGNILTVAKHAVDKAEQYAYRDRRVKKRTFRALWIMRINAAARENGTSYSRLMDAMNKKNIDINRKALAEIAVKDPAAFSQIVKSAIG